A genome region from Caldisericia bacterium includes the following:
- a CDS encoding L,D-transpeptidase, whose translation GKSVSQGCVRLQNKDVEKIFDYVNVGDRVKIYSPNLPDDVKKSFSFLINFYDIKSFIEGSR comes from the coding sequence GGGAAAAAGTGTATCTCAGGGATGTGTAAGACTTCAGAACAAAGATGTGGAGAAAATATTTGATTATGTCAATGTAGGAGATAGAGTTAAAATATACAGTCCAAACTTACCAGATGATGTAAAGAAGTCATTTTCATTTTTAATTAATTTTTATGATATAAAAAGTTTTATAGAAGGGAGTAGATAA